GTTATACGTTTTTTGCGTATGTATGTCAACGTGGAAAACGTATTAAAATGCGTGCAACGTCCCTTGCGCCACAAGGAGAGAGCGATGGACGTTACCCAGACCCTCCGCACCATGAGAGAGCGGGCCGGTTATTCCTTGGATTCGTTTGCCAAGGATATGGGGTATCGCGGGGCATCGAGCATTCAGCGTTATGAGGATCCACGGGAATACACCGACTGCCTTCCCTATAAATTCGTCAAGAAGGCACTTCCTCTCCTTGTGAAGCGCGGGATTCCGGAGGCGGAGGTTCTGGCCCTTGCCGGACCGCTGGCCCGCACGGACGTGGACGGCGGCGGAGCGAAGAACCTTGACGACATTCCGGTGGGGCGGATCAGGATCTTCGTCGAGGCGCTTGCCGAATTCTGCAACGACAAGGCGCTGGTC
This DNA window, taken from Azospirillum fermentarium, encodes the following:
- a CDS encoding XRE family transcriptional regulator; translated protein: MDVTQTLRTMRERAGYSLDSFAKDMGYRGASSIQRYEDPREYTDCLPYKFVKKALPLLVKRGIPEAEVLALAGPLARTDVDGGGAKNLDDIPVGRIRIFVEALAEFCNDKALVLSPRDQGDIVARICRWYEEEVAAGREVPYPSVAEAKRFIPLLLGPRLF